The nucleotide window aagatacagacgtagtaaagagaagggccatatgcaccccaatgttcatagctgcattgtccacaatagccaaatcatggaaggagccgagatgcccttcaacagatgactggattaagaagctgtggtccatatatacaatggaatattactcagctatcagaaagaacgaattctcaacatttgctgcaacatggacggcactggaggagataatgctaagtgaaataagtcaagcagagaaagacaattatcatatgatttctctcatctatggaacataagaactaggatgatcggtaggggaagaaagggataaagaaagggggggtaatcagaaggcggaatgaagcatgagagactatggactctgagaaacaaactgagggcttcagaggggaggtggatgggggaatgggataggctggtgatgggtagtaaggagggcacgtattgcatggtgcactgggtgttatacgcaactaatgaatcatcgaactttacatcaaaaaataaaattaaattaaattaaaaaaatttaaaaagatcatatCAGAGTTCTTCAgtgcttttcttctgtttacaaTCAGTGGATTACAAGAAGAATAGACACTCATTTTGGGCTTTTCTGGGAAATATTTGTCATCATTTCTGTGCCACAATGTGATTTTTAGTTTAAGTGAATGAGGTCCATTAACACAGTCTAGACATCAAAAACAGGGGATCTGAATCTGCAGAtatgatttaacattttaaaagaaggaagggcGATGTGCCATAATGCTATAGAAGATTGTAAGCATTTTCAGAAGACACATTTCTGAATGTTGCCTATCCCCCAAACAGGAAAAGCCAAAGTCACtggttttttaaatatcactgtgtatgtgatatttatcattttctactTTATCAAGCACCCATCTCAAAACTCCTTATATTTACAAAGGCTAGATAGGTTATTTCCTCATGCATATGAGAATGCTGGTGGTTCCCActtctggttctttgaaaataaaatcattctataGCATTTAAAAGtttcccacattttccttttgcttagaACACATTAGTATATTGATGGccacacactttttaaaacttgtcCATGGATTCTTTGCTGCTCCTCCCATCACAAAGCAGGGTCTATATCCTCTTCCCTTGCAGTTGGTCTGCCTGAAAAGGTTGTGTAAGACCAACAGACTGCTGTGGGACTGAAGGGCTGGGGCAGAAATGGCCATGTGGTCCCGCCTGGCTCTCTTGAGACActcactctgggggaagccagctgcccaGTAAGAAGTCCAACTACCCTTAGGACTACTGTCAGCAGGTGAAGCTGAACAGGCTACATGCAGGTGCTCCTACTGGAAGGCCTGGTCAAGCACCCAGCTGCTGGGTGGAACCAACCACCACCGCCACCTTAGAACTGCCTGGCAGAGCTCTCCCCCAAATTCCCAGCCCACAAAATCCTAAGCAAAATCAAACAGTTGCTGTTTGCTACCCCACGGTTGTAGGATAATGCATATCAATGGCAACAGTAACTGTAATGACCAAGAAAGTATTTTCTGACCAATTCTATCACTTTTTGTACCTTCAGTAAAAGGCAATTTCAGACCCAAGTTGTATTAAACAGAACAAACCAAGTTATACTATGCTCAAATAATTTACCCTAAAGAGTCAACAGGATGGAGAATATGCCAAATATCTTCCATTCGCCCCTTTGGTTTCCCTCTTCGTTGTGTTCCACTCTGCTTCATCATGCTGTGTGTCAGGAAGTTTACCTGCAACATAAACTTCCTTTGGGTCCCAATTGGGTTCAGCTGACACGAAGACAGGAGCGTGGGGAGCGAGTGAAGTGGGGATATTTATTCCCCCGCCTCCGCCCGGCCCAGTTTCCCTGGCTTGCTCCCTCTAATGAAGCCCACCGCTCTTGTTTAGAGACCTGCTCAATACACTTCCCTCAGTAGTTCCTGGTAATGGTCCTTCACTTGCCCCTTCAGACTTAGAGGTTCTAATAGTTCCCATCCCATCCCAGAGCTAGCCTTAAGGATACTGCACCATGTACCATTGATTACCTAAACTTTGCCCATGTCTTGTAAGTAATTCCCTTACTAAACTCTCCTCGAATCACCCAGTTTAATATGCCATCCATTTCTTGCTGTTTCCCTAATCCTGTATCTGTGATTGTAAGAATCATGAAATAtgtctttacattaaaaaagaaagtttacaCTGATATCTCAGTGgcttcattcaacaaaaatgtatcctGTTCAAGGATAGGCGAGGAATTCTGTTCTATCTGGTGAATATGGGAATCAAACCCCTGCATGTGATGACGACTTCATTTCACAGACTGAAGCAGCAGGCAACACTAACTCTCCCATGTTTCCATCCTACAGCATATCTTCATTTAGAAAAAGTGTCATACTCATCTGgcaataccattttttaaaaattaccaggtGCAGCGTAGATTGGTGGTTTCCCCTTTTCCGCCTTTTGAATATAGCAACAGCGCAAGTTTGAGCAGGGTACCTACCGCCTGACTACAGACTGCACTTGCAACCAAGAGTACCATGTGACTAAGCTCAGGCCAAAGGGACGTGAACAGGAGTGATATGTGTAATTTCTAGATCCTCTCTTTACAGGTATTTGCCCtgtattctctctctgccttccctcccctctgggaTGCCTCACTTCTagactgagaagagaaaaataaaatccatctatCTAATTAAGCCACTCTATTTTTTACAGAGAGCAGAGAACAATGACGGGGGTGTCATACTAACTTAGCAACTAACTTTTCACACCTCTTCCTATTACATACCTTCATTTTATActgacatacattttcatttcccccTTTTAATCTGTACTTTTGAATTCACTGTTACATTACTGAACTTCCACTGTTCTTTACTTAACTGAACTCTAACTCACATGGCAGCTTCCTTTGAAGGCCTGGGCTCTCTGATGTAGAACACAGACACTGTagtgtgggagagggaagagtcaATTTAAAGGTTGATGATCCTGCTTCTCATCCTGGGGGGGTGTCTTAGACAAACCCTCAAGTCCACTGAAATAAAGACTGGCAGCCAAAATTAACCTCCTAAAAAAGGTTAAATATTAGGCTTGTTTAGCTCCTAACATGTTATGGCTCCCCTGCCTCAGATTCAAAACTTAGCCAATATAATGAAGGCAATCTGGCACCATGGCTAACAGTGCAGATCCTGGAATCAGAACAGATCTGTGTTGAACCTCAGCCTGCCCACTAATTTGACTATGGGCAAGTTAGCTGTCAAAGGTGAGTAGAACAGCTCATAGAGTAGctgtgaaaattaagaaaatagtacACACTGAGTCCTTTGTATACTGCCAGAGGATTCAATGTGAATTGTTAGTATAACTCTGTTCCTTTGCAtatgctattccctctgcctggaatacctTTCCTCTCTCATTGATCTGAGGAATTCCTTCACATTCATTACAGCTCATGCCCTGTGATGCCTTCTCACCTCCTCCACTGGCCAGGAGCAATCTTTCCCTTATTGATGTTACTGAGAAGACATGTATATTAATTCTGCTTTATCATAGGATACTGTAATTGCCTTTCTAAATAGCTGCCCCTCCTCACTGTCCACATGGTCCATTTCTTCTTCAATGCTGAAGTCCACTACTCAGTGGAGTACACATTGTAGGTTCTCAAATATGTTTGCAAAATGAACTGAATAAATCTTTGAATTCACTCTAGAATCAACCCCCTTCTCTACTAGATTAGGAATGAGGCCTACCAATTAATTATGCCAGTCTTTCTATCAAAAGAATTGTCCtaccaaaataatttaaactgaAGCATAGTTTCGCTGACATTACAAAAGGCAGTTATCTGAACATGAATATCTACAGATACAAGCTCTCTAATGAGTATGTTCTTGTCTAACATTTCAAGTTTTTCGTGGGAATTGTAAGCAGATGCAATTGAAAGGTCTTAAAAATCACAGTAATTGAAAATGTATTGCCTTTGTAATAAGGAACAAGTTATTTGAATTTTAAGGATAGAAAATAATCATAAGAATACTTAGCATGTATATGGAAATTCTTACTCTATATAAAGTCTTTTCACCTTCTTCTAATTGCCTTGTGATAGTGAAAACAGCTGTATTCCTATTACATGCAAGGTTATGTATAATCAATAAATACTAAATACAAATCTGTTTTGGCCAGCTTTGGTGGCCTTTGTTGTGGCTGTTAAATCCAgacttcaataaaatatattattattattaattatttagcTTTCTAGAGGGAAAGACAGTATATCCATGGATCCATCTTTGAGTGAGACCAGTATTACCATTCCCTTTAAAGAACTTAATACCAGTTTCTGATAATAGTGACAATATGTAGTCTTAAAGAGTAAAAGATACTTTgtaaaagagaaatttgaaacaccaaacattgaaataaaatacCTCAATGCAGATATGATGCATTCCTCCAGCCTTGTTTTTCTGCAGAAAACCTTCAATTGGACTATCATTTCCCAATGGATGAAGCAACTCCATCTTGGTGTTTCCCAGGTTGACAAAAACAACAGACACTCCGTGCTCAGGAATAGGGACCACCTCACTTACTTGGGCCCCCAGAACATTCTGATAAAATGCCTTGGCTTTTTCCAAGTCCGGCACTGCAATTGCTACATGATTGAGTCGACCCAGGTTCCACACAGGACCTGCCACTTGAAGCGAGGACTGTGATGTGGAAAAAGTTCTTGCTTTTGGAACTGGAGTCTGAAGTTTGGAAAAAAGCCCTGGAAAATGGAACAGCCATTGATATCCTTCTTTTTGAGAACTaatgcatttataaaattattaaaaaaaacctaaatgcaTAATACACGTAAAAATCATTCACATACCTATTCTGGTTTTAATTACTGAAATTAAATCAGGgagataaatggaaaaactaTGTCAAAATTACTCTGCTCTGAAACAACTATCTGGAATCAAAAAGTTAATTCTGAGCTTTTtagatttaaaacaaagatggCATTTTTCATGATAATTTCTATTTACTGATAACACTTAAAGGATAACAGCACAGCATTAAGAATTACTTGCTATTCTCTGCATTTCACAAGAGGTAAGTTTGAATGTGACAgtgaaacaacacacatttaatGATGAGAACAAGCAATTTTCTTCGCTACCTATAACCAATTTTTTGTCTTATAGTAATATGTATTAAAGTCATGACCGTTAACAGtgctttttaatgtgtttttttttaatgattacaaaggaaaatatctcattgggagaaaaacaagcaaagattAAGAGGGTCCTTAAACTTGTGAGAATTTCCTCTGagaccagatttttaaaaactgtttctttttataattttgaagaatTAGAAGCAGAACTGCTCCTGAATGTGAAGAAATCTCTTTCATTTCGAAATGCAAGAGACCTATAGTGTCTCCCTGTGGATTACTGTATCCCCAGTCCCCAAAGACACTGGATTTTAAGAGCCAGATTCTCCCCCAgaatgaaaattatatacatagatGAGGTctaaaaataatcttataaaaCTAAATCACTTAATAAAAAAGGTACAAAATAGCAAATAGAAGAACACATATTCTCAACAATTAGATTTAGCTCttaatggaaaatataataaacagTACTTAGTATCACAGAGCTCTGGCTAGCAAATAATTAATTCCCCTTACTGAAATTATTgataatgaggaaattaaagtgACACTACTTAAGACCACAAACCTTGTGGGGAAAGGCAGTCTCACATGTGTAGTCTTCCAACCCCCACTCAACTGCATAAGGATGAAAACTTTCTTACCAACAGATAAAGAGCCCACACGCCCTGTGCAGGGCTTATCACAGGGCTTATCAGTGAATGCTCTTTTGTCTCAGCTTAAAGTGTGTGCGTCATAGCAGTCCTCTACGGAGAGGGGACAGCATAAGAGCAGTGTGCATAGGTAAAGTGACCTACACTGGCCACTGGGAAAGACTCACTGGCAATGGTGGGCCAACACCCACTATTAAAGATAATCTTGCTTGGTCTCCTTTCTATTTAAGTAAAGCACTGTTCCATctactgcttgtgttttctttgaagaCTCTGACACCAGGACACAATGGGAGAAGTGTTTAGAGTCCTCCCCTGGGATTGATAACCAGTGTATGGTATTGCTTGACAAACACGATGCATCATAGTTCAGTAGAAGGCAAAAT belongs to Ailuropoda melanoleuca isolate Jingjing chromosome 9, ASM200744v2, whole genome shotgun sequence and includes:
- the MCEE gene encoding methylmalonyl-CoA epimerase, mitochondrial; the encoded protein is MARMLKAAALAAAAAAAAAATESAVGLFSKLQTPVPKARTFSTSQSSLQVAGPVWNLGRLNHVAIAVPDLEKAKAFYQNVLGAQVSEVVPIPEHGVSVVFVNLGNTKMELLHPLGNDSPIEGFLQKNKAGGMHHICIEVDDINAAVMDLKEKKIRSLSEETKIGAHGKPVIFLHPKDCGGVLVELEQA